In Lasioglossum baleicum chromosome 1, iyLasBale1, whole genome shotgun sequence, the genomic window tttccgttatcagataaacgaaacaccctgtataattgaacTGCATTTTAGATAAgagtatttcatttttattctaatgtTTTTTGGTAAACGTAATTCTGTACCAATAATACATAAAAAGAGGAGTGCCTGAACACTTATGAACGGTAGTTTACTCTAATTGTAAGACGAATTCAGAAAATTTTCTGCTCTATTTTCAACGTAAAAATATTGAACTCTGAAATTGAttaatatacagtaaggagcataactgattctacacactttaaatcagagttacttttatatgaatggactaGAAGAATTACTTTAGTagatgacgtctaataaataagttgaaaaaatgcatttggtcggaattgtgaaaaacaatactaaaaattcagttttacaacttttttagctggcccaataacgaaaatttaaaaaatgtgttttgtcaactggtacaaattatatacgttgtgaaaattccattgaaattggttaattggtttacgaattataaacgatcaaaagtggtaaaaaggctgaaaatcttgaaaaattgctttttttaacacttttgatcgtttataattcgcaaaccaattaactaatttcaatgaaattttccgagcgtatataatttataccagttgacaaaacacatcctttgaattttcgttattggcccagctaaaaaaggtgtaaaaatcaatttttactgttgttcttcacaattccgttcaaatgcattttttcaacatattttttacacatcatttactaaactaatttttctagccttacagagaaattgaagtcgtttggtccattcataaaaaagttgttctgatttaaagtgtgtggaatcagttatgctcctttcTGTATAGCAAAATGGGAATTCAtaactattatacagggtggaccacgAAGCGTGATCAGCTTAGATTATTCAACCCTTATAGTCAACCCTATGTCTTAATGGTTAAAAGGTATGATATGATAACAGTTTACTGTAAACGTGGGAAAAATGCAGTGCAGGCCCGATTGTTTTATTATTGACTTTTataattgaatattattattattatttttcattgaatAAGACTTCTGTGTCCTGAAGACAATTGATGTACCTTTGAGAACAACAGAGATATTCgaggtacaaacgttaggtGTAATTTCTAAGGAAATTCGATGAATACAAgagttaattttatattttattctatgcAGCGCTTGccacatacaattttttaattaaacgcaGTAAATAAAAACCGTAAGTGGCAGAGGATAGACAGCGCAGGGTCGGGCGAATTTGCGACCTGAAtgaaaagtttcaaacaaaagaTAAGGACCCAGAGTTATTTGTCCGACAAGGTGCGGAGCTCATTCTACTGCCACAGGCGACCCAGATTCTGGCCGTCTGACTATTTACCAACTCCGACTGCAGTTACTTCAGCATACATACGAGGCTGTGTCTACTCGTCCGACTAGGTACGGAATTTATGCTTCTAGTCTGACGCGTACTATCCTCGTTCTACTTGTCCAATTAGATGCGGTTTCGCTGGCGTGACCAGCTAAAAGTTTCGATTAGAGTTCAAGAATTCCGTCGTAACGTGTAATTAACTTTCGAAATTATTCTACCGAAGTTGCGAATCGGTATAGAGTCTCTCCAGAAAATTAGGAGAATAGCTACCGAATTTCCTCCATAAACAGATCCTGTTAGACAACTCTACTTTAGTTCATTTTATCTAATCTACTTAACGTGCTGACTGCCATGTGATTTttatgggtgaattttacgacGATCATTTTCAAGTAATTCCTCTTTTCCGGGGATTACGCTTACGTATACGGCGATGCGCAGCATAAGTCCTGATTACCTGGTCGAACAGGTAAATCTCCTTGTAACAGGACGGCGAAACGCACTCTCGGATACACCTGGTCTTCGCGATGTCGCTCCTCTCCGGCGGATGCATCTTGCAAGCGCCACTCTCCTCGCAAGCCTGCTCGAATTGCCTAAAGAGAAGTTCCTGCAGGAAATTATAACATTTCAGTTAAACAACAAGGTTCAACGCAAGCAAGAATATTTGTCGGGGACACAGCAGCAGCGGGATACAATTTCAACAATTTCTCCGAGTCTCCCGGAGATTATTAACTCCAATTAGTGTCCCAGCCAGTTCTATGATTGGTACCGCGTTCAATTTTCTTTCAAGACTCATCTACCCTCTGTATTACAAATGGACTTCGTGCTATAGCCCGGACAGTAATGCTGGTATTCCCGGCAAGTTTAATAATATCAGCACAACTTTCCGATTAATCTTTATACCGTGAAGCAAAGGGGATCATGGCGGCATTGTTATTAAATTTGAAGACCTTCCTTCCTCGGAAATGAGTTTGCTGGGAACGCTTTGGTGACCTTAAAATCTCGGGTAGCAATTTATCTTCACCCGAAGATGTAAAATAAAGGGAGAAgtctaaaaattaataatataggaAGAGTCACCTAAGACGAGCCTCCTGAATAACTTCTGAAGTTGTTTGAAGGCGAACTTGGATTTTTGAAATGGTACCACACATTGTAGCCCTCCGTGAACCCTTCTTGAAAGAGTGTATTGTTGAGATTGCCTCGAGAAGGGCTACAAACGTAGTAGTTCACAAATATGTGGTTCCATATAAAAAAGACTAcaacaacttttgtctgaagcATTTCATCCTATCCCAATATATCTAAGAGTGATTCACGTATCTGTTTAATTTTTAGCTGATGGAATCGCCGCATAAAGGAAAGAAATATTTGACTGATTTTGTCCTTTACAAAACGGTCTACGAAGATATGAGTTCGTGTAGATGTGAATGGTTTAATCGTCGCGAAAAGTTTCTAATTGTGTAACTAGAGTGCTCGGAATCGTGTTTGACCGAATACCGTCCGTTTCCCGTGGCTGTCCGGTGTTCGCCAGGCTCGCATTAGTGCAACAAGTGACGAAGAAACGAATGTTTGCACGCTCCGGATTCCATCAAGTGCCCTCCTACAGAAGTTAGCGCAATCGATTCCGCGCGGCTCTCGAGTGATCCTTGTACCAAGGACATGCTCGCTGGCACGTCCCATCGGTTTTCGCGGAGAATCAGCGTATCAGCAGAAGCGATACCGTAGCGAAGCACGCCCTCGAGCACTTTGCCTGTCTTCGGGGTTAATGCCAAATCGATTTCACCCCTTTGGCGAAACCATGGCACCACCCGGTTACAGGATTCTACCCCCATGGGGACGCTAAGCTCATGTCCTGGGAGAAAATCCTTTCTACGCAATCCGTCCTTTATCCCTCACAGATTTTAGGCAGATTCGATCGGAAGTTCCAAGCTGAGCAGTTAACACGAACGTCTTAGATCAACAATTTCGCCTGTGACGACTCGGAACCATTATGCCATCGGAGATTCGGGGATAATGAATTCTTACGCTAGAGTAGaatattcaaattttaatttcgttaaatGCTTTATGAAAATTCCACGACATTAATTGGAATTTTGAGACAACTCTGAATGGGAAACATCACGAACAAACGATCACAAGCAGCAAATCTCTGTAACACCCCTGGGAAGCAAGCTGCATCGCAATATCCTAAATGGCTAGGTGCAGCAGAAATCTTTTGTATTTTGATTTCAATGGATCAAAAGCAATAAACCGTCATCGCAGAGCCACCAACAACGTAACCACCTCTAAACAGAAATCCACTTCGGGGGTGTCATAAAAGtcttttatatttcaatttcaattaactGCAACCAGTAAATCTGTACAACTTCCCCAACAAAGATCCTTGCTGTTCAATAGCTCCTAAGCTTAAATCCACTTTGTATCTGGCATGGAAATCTTTTATATCTCAATTTCAATGAGTCGAGAGCTACAAATATACCATACAAAGCCGCATACAACCCAGCATCCCTTACACAGAAATCTACTTTATTACACAAAAATCTTTTGTATTTAAACCGCCATGAATCGAGGGCTCCACATCTTAATAATATTCTTGCAGAAATAACCGCAATCCAACATCGTACAGCAACTAATCGAAAGCTACAAATCTTTATAGTACTCCTGCAGATATAACTGTAATTCTTACTAAACTGAAGCATCCCCCAATCATAAAATCACTTCATAGGTGTAATAAAAATCTTTTGTATTTTAACGAGAATGAATCGAAGGTAATAAACCTCTGCAACACCCCACAGTTAACTGCAATTTCATGTCTCCTAAACACAAGTCCACTTTAAAACTGTCACAAAAATTATTCATACAGCAATGAATCTCTACAGCATCCCCTAGCCATGCATCCAATTCTTAGCTAGCACAAGAATCTCTACCCCTCCAATCggcaaatgaaaaatattcagaACTGCACTATACTACGATGCACCAATAGCCTCCACCATAGCTCATACCCCTAACATTGCTGATATTAAACTCACAAGGGGATGATATTCGAGCAGATAGATTCTGAAGCGATTTCGAATAGATAAAGAGATAGAGTTTTTATTTGTACTGCGGAATTGGTGTTGGATGGTTTCTGCAGCATCCCGGTGTCGTAAAATAGTGCCCCGGAAAGGCTACGGGTTGACATAACCTCTACCAGGGGCGAATAGAGTCGCGGTGCGTGATTACGGTGTAGAAATGTCTGCGAACTTACATTCCTGGTGGTCTCCTTGTACGGGTACTCGGGGAATGTGAAGGTCTTGGCGAGGATTCCCGGCCCCAGCTGTAGGTGTCCGACGACGAGGACCAGTCCGATCGTGAACGCCACCCCCGGCGCCATGTTGAGCAGCCGGCTGCGAGATCAATATGATGGGGTGGCGCTCGGTTAGGTCCGCTTCCTTCCGCACGCTGTTGCCTCCGCGCCTCGTAAAAATGCTGTGGCCTCGGCCGGACCCCCTCAAACAAGGGGGTGGATCCGCGCAATCATCCCCCGATGAACCTGTCAATTCCTTTTAGCCGGTTGTACCGCGAAATTGACTTTTTCCGAAGCCCCGAGACCAAACTCCGGGTCGAACAGGCTTTTGGCGCCTCGGTGACTTCGACGGCGATCCGCTTAAGGGGCTACCCTGATGGGTCAGACaagatcgatttttaaaaatattttcattcgacTCTAGAACATTCGAACTACACTCCTTGACAAGTTACTTTCGCAATTCATCAAATTCACGAAGTTACTAAAGGTTCTTGTTACACATCTGCCCCCCTTGGATTCAGTGCGACGATTTGGCTCAGTGGACAAATTGAAGTTTTcaggaaataaaaatgtttggttGTTTGGTTTTTGTCTGGTCTGTGTGTGTGGAACCTACGAAGAATAGGTGTCTCCACATGGTGAGACTGCGGCGAACCTGAAGAAGCTTAGGCGAAGTACAAAGTACTTCTGGAGCTGGGGTACATTGAAAGGGACTTCTGCGGCTTCGagtttgaatatttttttgGTGATTTAGGGGTGATTGGTAGGGAACCGTGGGGGATTGAGGACTCTTTTGTGGTAGGGACAGTTGGCGAATCCGAATGGTTGCTTAAATGTTTATAAGCAGGGATCATaattgttataaccaaaaagaaaaaaggcatagaataacaagatttcatcgactaaaatcgtattggttactaatataataatttataagtaaccgaatatattttttctcttgttggtaaatgttatcgttgagagaaattcatttcgatcacttataacggttatcaatgaaagaaatttatttcgatcgctcataacagttatcaatgagagaaatttatttcgatcgctcataacagttattcgatgagagaaatttatttcgatcgctcatacctagactgcggatctttatgcaaaataaaaattgtttgcatcgattgtaaaaaatagaaactaaattgaatgttatttctttctttaatgattttataatAGAGGAGAGAAATTCTATATTGACatccacaatttttaaaatttttcaacaattttgatcttcaacttctcaattttgctataaatgcataaagatccgcagtctactcataacaattattaatgagggaagttcatttcgatcgctgatAACAATTATTAACGAAGgatatttgtaatagttattattaaatagtactactttcaaatggtacataatcaattatttcataaattttttattcggagAATTAATTGctataatcaaaatttaatgtgacaaacaaacagattttgtgttgttcttatggtctgttgattcttcttattgtacgaaaccttctcaacgaatttcacaggctagctccatccgaaaaagagcaGACAACTCGATGAATAAGCAACCAGAATGAATTGTCTCAtcgataattattatgaacaagtgaaaagaaattcgatcatcgataactgttttgagcaatcgaaacagtttttcttcatcgataacagttatcgagaaagatcaaattttttggacactaacaactgttatttgtaaccaaaaagtataaaactcgatattttttaataattttgttcttcggatttttttttcatattttgtgtacattatctcaaattccaataataatcaacttgtTATTAATGATTGttgtcgtagaaaattttataacgACTGTAATTTTTGGTCCCTGTTTATAACGGCGTTCTCCACGTGTTTAGCTAGTTGATCCGTTCGCGGAATTTCGAGAGGATCTAGCTGATACGGCCGAGACAATACGTTTAAGCAAACTGGGATGCAGGAGTACGAATAGTACGAAGACAGGGTCGCGGAAGCCCCGTGCATCTATGTGGCTGCACGCGCTGGTTCATCGATAAATCCGTGGCGTCGCGGCCCGGCTCggctattttgcataaaacgtAACGGAGTGTATGCAGCGGAGCGGGTTGGCATTTATCGTCGCGATGCATGCGGCCGAACCAGACGACGTTTTTGTTGGGGCCGGTCGTTCCGCACCGTGTGCACCGAAACCACCCCCGCCCATTAAATCGAGATTTCGGCCGGTGATTAGCGGCAGTTTGCCTCGCTTCGTCTCGCCTCGCCTCACCCCGCCTCGCTGCGTCCAACCAGTCGATAGATTTTACCAATAATTTTCCGTCGGTCCGTGGAATTTCGATTCGAAGGAACCTGTCGTGGTTTCCCAGCCGCCCTCCCCTCGCGCTCTTCTCCATCCCCCTGTTCTCCACGATCGAGATACTTTCCATTGTCTTGTACCTTGTTTCACCGTCGGTTCTCTCGCGGAAGCAGAAATTTGTGAAATTTAATGCTCAATACAAAATCCTCTTTTGTTCTTCCGAGACCGAAGCTGCCTGATTTGCAGGCGATCCGCCGCGTCCAACGCCGCTGAAGATcgggaaatatttttaaatggacGCAGAGTAACCGCAATTTTTTCGTTTCTCCATGAAAGTGAAATGTTCCTCAACTGTTATATACATCGAAATTTATGAAACGCAGCTGTATAAATAATTGCGTCTTACATTGTTATGGAAAAACGTCTCTTCTCGATCGTCGTCCACGATTCGTAGAAATGGATCCGCGAAAAAAAGGATGCGGGTAAATTTAATTCGCGTGAACGTGCTCgatgcgaaatgaaaatttccatCGGCGAGCGCATGTAACTAGTCCGGGATTATTAAACTCTGCTCGAAATTCAGTTACGCGCCGCGGGGGATCGGGAAAATGCAAAGTACGGAAGAGAAGGCGGATATCGCGGACTCGAAGCTCGAAAATCACCGAACGTTCTCGCAGAGGAGACGTCGATGGAAAATTCGTTTGACTTCCCGGCCGGATCGGCACGGTCTGAAAAAGCCGAAATTGATGGCGGCTTTTTAATCACATGCTCGCCAGTTCAAACATCGAGGGCAAACCAATGCATGATGCACGATGCACCCTCCACCGACGCGCCATGCGCCGCTCGCGATTAAACGCGGGCACCGCGCGAAATTCCATTGATTTACCCGTCCGCCTGCCGCGCTGCGGAACGCTGAATCGTTTAGTGCGAGTTTTTCCGGAATAATTCGCGCCTTTGACGGTATTGACACAACTATAGTGTCTACCGGAAACATTTCCAATTGAAACTTTGATGTCCGATCAACTATTTGACGGTCCCCGCTTTGTCTGATCGGTGACGGAGTATATTCCACTTGCTGGGTCATTAGCCGGCAGGATTCAGCTAGATTAACGTGAtaactgttttatgttttatgGTTTAATTCGTCCGACAATGTGGTAAGGCAAGTCGGTCATCTGGAATGTTTTCAGTAATCTGTTAGACCGGCCTGAAGCTAACATGTGGCACATTGTAATTgacaccagagttgggcaaaaatcaactaataattaaaaatgactaatagtctgattgattgttagcagaaacataaaaaatgttagttaaaactttttgattagttagtcatgactacatggcactagttagtcacagctgtaagtaatcgttagttattgcttattagttatgattaatcattagttagtttaaatgatcatgtcactattgtgcgattaacatacattaatatgtatacttaaacAATATCGGAATTTGCAGTGACCAAACGTGTCgtaatctgtattttatatgtttataaactaataggatatttttttgttattattatgtctTATTTTAGCTCATAACCATTTTTAGTCATTAGTCATAGTGAAATTCTTATtgcgtatttagtcattagttatgccattatagtcagtattcaatatacatccttaataaaaatttagtcattattcattagtcattacgctcaaatacttatgtagtcattactcatagtcacgcttaagtatttacttagtcattaattattagtcacttttgtagagcttatgaagttattagtcaataatcataattgtgactagcgtttgcccaactctgattgacACAATTAGAAGGTTTCTTAACTTATGCATTCAATTTAGCCTCCCAGGTTTAAGAGGCTGTATAGTAAAGTTCAAAAGGCTCTACTGAGACATCAGTCCAGTCCTTAACACGATGTGTATCCCCATTCTACTTAGACATCTTCAACGTTCAAGTAAACCCCTTCTTCAATCGTACCAATCTTCGATGATTTATCAATCTGATCGCACAGAGCTTCATTCCATTCCCGAGTCTTTAAACAATCCATTACGTTTTGTCTGACCGAAGACAATACGTATTCTACTTCGCTAACCATGAATGAATGGTTATCTCGAATCCAACTGACAGTCATTCTACTCCTCCAATTACATCAGACTTCTATTTTTATCTATTTGATGTTGAACGACCGCATTCTACTTGTTTGTCGTCGGCAAACTCGTTATCCTTTGTCTCGTCCGTGACATTACGTATTCTACTTACTGAACCATGTGTGTAAACAACGTATACGTACAAACAGTAGTCTATTGAATCCCCTGGACGAACGTGagtctctttctttcacatcAAATCTAACCTTTTCATCTGTCTGACAGTATATGTATCATCTTTTTCTGCCTGTCTGGCTCAGACGACTGTAATTTCGTCAGTCGTTGTATTATCACCTCGTGCGAGTGCGCCAATGCGATCGATGCTGATTCAACTTGTTCGGCTAAACTCCGATAAAATTTACGCTCCCAGCTTGATTCAGTACCATCATTCCACTTGTCGCACTAGACACTTCTCCTTGTCCCAGCGTTGACTACATTCACGCCCATAGTTCACCCTGTCCGACGAGTTACAGAGACCCATTCTACTGACGCACCATACCGGCTCAATATCGTAACGCGCTTATTCTACAATCTTGGAGCCAGACAATTTCTATTGTGCTCCTCTGTGCAGATCCTATTCTGTTCTACCTGTCTGAGTATGATCCTTATTCCGTACGTCTGGCTAGATGAGTCTCCATTCTACTGCTCTCCTCGAGCGTGAAACGATAGCTCCCGCGGTTTCTCCGGAATTCGAGGTCAATGTTCATCCTCCTCGCGTTACCTCCGACGAGCTATCGACGTACCATCCAGACAATTAGATCTAATTAAGTGAAATATGTCGTTTATTCGATGAACCCATTGGAACACACGCATtggcacaattagtgaactatgAAGAATAGCGCAAGGCAATCTTTACTGAAAATGTCGAACAATTGAAGTGAAAAACTGTTTCACTTCGATTTTAAGattatattaggtgtgcaaattagttccttccccttttttttctacgatcataacttctgactgaattcgaattacttcccgattgtGGCATCATTTGAAAGCGCGTTCTTTTAGCTTCAAGAAGAGTCGTAATGAGCGCTgtaagagtttccagtcctatgcaacaatttcaaagaatatggcgtgcgagaagcatcatttacgtcactgcttactctttgtATTCCAGCATAGGAAATCAGATGTTGAAGCTGCTGAAATGGTATGTGCGGCACTGGGAGTgtacgctgtatcttacagaacatgcaaaaagtggtaccgaagatttaaagccggaaattttaatttggaagacgacgatcattcaggtgcaccgagaaagtttgattacggtgagttagaggaattactcaacgaaaatccgacccatacgcaagaagaattggcagaaagattgggagtcacCAGACGAACAGTATCTATCCGACTGAAACAATTGGGTAAGATTCAGAAGTTAGGGCAATGGGTCCAACATGAATTAAGCGCAATGAATAAGAAAAACAGACTCGAGATTTCTGCTGCCTTGCTTTCACGGCATGAAAGGAAAAGTTTCCTGCACAAAATTGTTACTGGCGATGAAAAATGGGTCTTACACGACAATCCTAAACGACAGAAATCATGGGTTAATCCTGGGGAACCGTCGACTTCGGTGGCAAAACAACTTGTATTGCAAAGAAGTTTTGCTGTCTATGTGGTGGGATTTTCGAGGCGTCATCCATTATGAACTGCTTCTACCTCGAAGGACAATAACTGCCGAATATTATCAAAAtcaattaatgaatttatacgaCCAGCTAGAACAGCAACGGCCATTTATTGGACAAGGAACAAGAGACGTGATTTTGCAGCACGACAATTCTCGGCCACACGTTGCAAAAGGAACGCGGGACACAATTTATGCGTTGGGATGAGAAGTCCTGCCACATGCGGCATACTCTCCCGACCTGACCCCCGTCAGACTATTATCTTTTTCGGGGACTGCAACACCACTTGATGGAGGAGCACTTCAGCTCAGAAGAAGATATCCGAAAATGTATCGACGATTTCAAAACCAGCAAGCAGCCGTCGTTCTTCAAggatgtaatttataatttacccATCAGGTGGGTAAAGGTTATAGAGAATGAGGGTGATTACTTTGAGATGTAATCTTGTACCTGATTTATGCAATGAAATCTTAAATTcggaaaaaaaggggaaagaacttatttgcacacctaatatttttgCGAGCCACCAAAAGAAAGTTCCTGAAACCattcattttatgcattcatgataaaaaagaatttaagaacttATTTTGCAATCATGTGACAAGTTAGTCTTGTTTTTAACGTTCAGTCTGCAGGAGGGGGTTATTGTGTCTTTTTAGaaacaattataatttcaaatataCGTCTTTTTAAAATCATACGGGATCATACGGGATCCCGTGGGTGCATTGAAGTTTTGGTTCCCACCGATTTGACCTATCTGATTACCCACCAGGTGGGGAAAGGTTACAGAAAATGAGGATGATTACTTTGAGATATAATCTTGTACCTGATTTATGCAATGAAATCTTAAATTcggaaaaaaggggaaagaaattatttgcaCACCAATCTTAAAGAAATCGAACGAACATTCATCCGAAGAAGTCGAGTTTCCGTGAAAATGTATCAAAATTTCGATTCGGAGCGCGGCGCTGATCAAACGATAACAGCTTTAAAGTTAAACCAGCCCGGCGGGGGCCGTGTTATATCAATGGACGTGCGTGAGACCACAATGACGTAATTACCATTCGCAATTGCGGGAATTGTCGGCAGGGTGCGAGCCAGCCGCAGTAAAACACCGAACGATCCCTTTAATACTGCGTTCCTTTCTTTCTCGTTTCCTGCTCGCCGATGTAATGTGCGCACTCTctgtcccccctctctctctctctctgcccccTCGTCACCCCCCTGTCTCTCGGTGTGCGAAATAAACAAACGTCCGAATTTATTCGCGGCCGGGTAGAATTTTCTGAGGGGTGGAAAAAAAGGTCTGTCGGCCGGAAAACAAAACCGGCGGAATAACGAAAAAACGAGAGGCAAAAGTCACTCGAGTTCACTCGTTCGAACGCGTTAGCATCGCGGGGCTGCACGCGCGCACCGGCAATTCCCTTAATCGTCGCAATTGGATGAACCACCGCGCCACGCCCGTCATCCGCCACTCAATTACTGTGTAATTAAATCAACTTTCGTCA contains:
- the LOC143208706 gene encoding uncharacterized protein LOC143208706 isoform X2 is translated as MAPGVAFTIGLVLVVGHLQLGPGILAKTFTFPEYPYKETTRNELLFRQFEQACEESGACKMHPPERSDIAKTRCIRECVSPSCYKEIYLFDQVIRTYAAHRRIPGRR
- the LOC143208706 gene encoding uncharacterized protein LOC143208706 isoform X1, with amino-acid sequence MAPGVAFTIGLVLVVGHLQLGPGILAKTFTFPEYPYKETTRNELLFRQFEQACEESGACKMHPPERSDIAKTRCIRECVSPSCYKEIYLFDQLEEGEIDVRLNSFKGCFMQRNGRPRK